Sequence from the Acidimicrobiia bacterium genome:
AACCCGAGCCGATAAGGTCTAGTGCACACTCAAGTGTCAAGAGCGGAGCCGTCGAGTAGGTCAGACTTCAACCCATAGCGCAGGCAACGGGACCGCCTCCGAAAGCAACGGGATAAAGGAGAGCTCACGTCCGACGAATACGCGATAGCTATCGCCGCATTGGGGGCTGAGCCGATAGAGAAGAAGGGAACACACTGATGGCATCAATACGTAAGGCGAAGACGAAGTCGGGCGAGGCCAGGTGGGTAGCTCACTACAGGGACCCAAGCGGCAAGCCACGCGAGAAGTGGTTCCTTCGCAAAATCGATGCCGAACAATACGCCAGACGTATCGCAACCGACGTTGATCGGGGCCGGTACACCGACCCGCGCGCGGGAAAGATATCGTTCGCCGAGTGGTCAGCATCATGGCTCAACACCAAGGCTGATCGGAAGCCGAAAACCCTCGAAGGCTACAGATCGCTGCTCGACAACCACGTACTACCAGTGTTCGGCCCTAGAAGCTTGAGCTCGATCCGTCCTGAGGAGATTTCAGTTTGGATCGCCAACCTGAAACTGAGTGGCTTGAGCGCAAGCCGCGTACGGCAGGCGTTCAACGTCCTAAATGGCTGTCTAGGGATGGCGGCTGCGTTTGACCGCATACCGAGAAATCCCGCAGCGAACGTCGCCGTAAGATCGACAATTCCATCACCCGTAAGCGGCGAGATGAAGTTCCTGAGCCTTGACCAGCTCCTTGCTTTGTCTGACGCAGCCCCACAACCATATGAAACTCTGATCATGACACTGGGAATATCGGGGATTAGATGGGGTGAGGCAGTTGCTCTCCGACGCCGTCGGATTGACCTCTTGGGGAAGAGATTGCACATCGCGGAATCGATGGCGGAAATCAAGGGCGGTCTCAGTTTCGGGTCCCCAAAGTCGGGCCACGACAGATGGGTCAACATCCCAGCGTTCCTCAGAGACGACCTTGAGGTTCGTCTCCAGTCTGTTGCGCCCGACCCCGACGCCCTGGTGTTCACTACGGCAACGAAGACTCCGCTTCGCAACTCCAACTTCACGCAACGAATCTGGCGACCGACGCTGAACCAAGCAGGACTTCCGACGAACCTCCGCATTCACGACATGCGACACACAGCGGCGTCTCTGATGATCGCGGAGGGGGCGCCAATCACCTTGGTTCAGCGTCAGCTCGGTCATTCATCCGTCGTTACCACTCAACGCTATGCGCATCTCTATCCCACTCAGGGCGAAGAATTGGGTGATCGACTCGACCAGACATTCAGATCGACCCGTAGGGCTGACGTAGGGTTGGGTGTTTCGAGGCTAACGCCCATCGCCCAATAAGGAGCAAGAAAAGCCCTCTGACCTGGGGTTTTACTGGTGGTCAGGGGCAGAATTGAACTGCCGACCTACGGTTTTTCAGACCGCCGCTCTACCAACTGAGCTACCTGACCATCCTCGAGGCCAATGGCTTCGATCCAGACGAGGCCCGAAACCGGGCCTCGTTTGGCGGGAACGACGGGATTTGAACCCGCGACCTCCGGCTTGACAGGCCGGCGTGAACTCCAGGCTTCACCACGCTCCCGTTTGGGTATCAGCCAGCGAACCGACCTCAACTCTGGAGCCGGAAGGTTAGCCCTTCCGGAAGTGCCGTCAAGATCA
This genomic interval carries:
- a CDS encoding site-specific integrase; the encoded protein is MASIRKAKTKSGEARWVAHYRDPSGKPREKWFLRKIDAEQYARRIATDVDRGRYTDPRAGKISFAEWSASWLNTKADRKPKTLEGYRSLLDNHVLPVFGPRSLSSIRPEEISVWIANLKLSGLSASRVRQAFNVLNGCLGMAAAFDRIPRNPAANVAVRSTIPSPVSGEMKFLSLDQLLALSDAAPQPYETLIMTLGISGIRWGEAVALRRRRIDLLGKRLHIAESMAEIKGGLSFGSPKSGHDRWVNIPAFLRDDLEVRLQSVAPDPDALVFTTATKTPLRNSNFTQRIWRPTLNQAGLPTNLRIHDMRHTAASLMIAEGAPITLVQRQLGHSSVVTTQRYAHLYPTQGEELGDRLDQTFRSTRRADVGLGVSRLTPIAQ